Proteins co-encoded in one Gemmatimonadota bacterium genomic window:
- a CDS encoding succinate dehydrogenase/fumarate reductase iron-sulfur subunit: MSDHRTIKITVLRYRPEEEDAPTEQTYEVEFRDDWVVLDALNHIKDHIDGTLSFRWSCRMGVCGSCGMMVNGEPKLTCAAMLRDYYPSEVRVEPLVNFPIVRDLVTDMTDFMDKLKAVKPWIIREEEKPVSEGEYLQTPDQLKDYKQFSQCINCMLCYAACPVYGLEHDFVGPAAIALGHRYNLDSRDEGNQQRQHVIASKEGIWECTYVGECSVVCPKHVDPAEAIQQTKVATTTNRMKSLVMPWGTKK; the protein is encoded by the coding sequence ATGAGCGATCACAGAACCATAAAAATCACGGTATTGCGCTATCGTCCCGAAGAAGAGGACGCGCCAACCGAACAGACTTACGAAGTTGAATTTCGCGACGACTGGGTCGTTCTCGACGCGCTCAACCACATCAAAGACCACATCGACGGCACGCTCTCATTCCGCTGGTCTTGCCGAATGGGCGTATGCGGCAGTTGCGGCATGATGGTCAATGGCGAACCCAAACTCACCTGCGCCGCGATGTTGCGCGACTATTATCCCAGCGAAGTGCGCGTGGAGCCCCTGGTCAACTTCCCCATAGTGCGCGATCTCGTCACCGACATGACCGACTTTATGGACAAACTCAAAGCGGTCAAACCCTGGATCATTCGAGAAGAAGAAAAACCCGTATCCGAAGGGGAATACCTCCAGACGCCAGATCAGCTCAAAGATTACAAGCAATTCAGCCAGTGCATCAACTGCATGCTCTGTTACGCGGCCTGTCCAGTCTATGGCCTCGAACACGACTTCGTCGGTCCGGCCGCAATTGCCCTGGGACACCGCTACAACCTCGATTCCCGGGATGAAGGCAATCAACAGCGTCAACACGTCATCGCCAGCAAAGAAGGCATCTGGGAATGCACGTATGTCGGTGAATGCTCCGTCGTTTGTCCCAAACACGTCGATCCCGCAGAAGCCATTCAACAGACCAAAGTGGCAACCACAACCAACCGCATGAAATCGCTTGTCATGCCCTGGGGAACCAAAAAATGA
- a CDS encoding fumarate reductase subunit D, whose amino-acid sequence MNYKEHKSEPFWWGMFSQGGVIAALLIPIHIFLGGIAIHLGLIDAELMSHERLTGLLQNPIVKVYLCVLLIFPLYHAAHRIRFTLAEIGLHSLAKILPFLCYGGALLGTAVVLYILWILL is encoded by the coding sequence GTGAATTACAAAGAACACAAAAGCGAACCCTTCTGGTGGGGCATGTTCTCGCAAGGCGGTGTTATTGCCGCACTCCTCATACCCATCCACATTTTTCTGGGCGGCATCGCCATACATTTGGGACTTATAGACGCCGAACTCATGTCACATGAACGCCTGACCGGACTGCTCCAAAATCCGATAGTCAAAGTCTATCTCTGCGTCCTGCTCATCTTCCCACTCTACCACGCGGCTCACCGAATCCGCTTCACCCTCGCTGAAATCGGATTGCACAGCCTCGCCAAAATCCTGCCCTTTCTCTGTTATGGCGGCGCACTATTGGGCACAGCGGTAGTCCTCTACATCTTGTGGATATTGCTCTAA
- a CDS encoding GDSL-type esterase/lipase family protein: MIHDNVEFHNVAELREVEGRDGLRVQRVPEDVRLCLNAGAQERMLSPAGSEIRFVSAGNKVNVTLSSPGGSAEVIPFFGPFQGKERFQIGQEPRTLELTYPARLKTIESEAVRDLPFSRDVWRLVLRNTSLHYHSIEGEGLRPPTVDELPKRRYLSYGTSITHGASATAMHLTYVSQVAWRLGADLINLGVGGSAYCERELADYIAARDDWDVATLALSVNMMGAGFSLSEFSERVTYMVNAVAGANPDRPVGCITIYPHFREFCGDAEERERTAAFRQALRDAVDSCPHENAHLIEGTDMLRNIGGLTVDLIHPGDHGMIEMGERVAGRLKPLLDRDERDGTVRKVRKIRRIKKTK; the protein is encoded by the coding sequence ATGATTCACGACAATGTCGAATTTCACAATGTAGCTGAGTTGCGAGAAGTTGAGGGGAGAGATGGACTTAGGGTGCAACGCGTGCCCGAAGATGTGCGGTTGTGTTTGAATGCGGGTGCCCAGGAACGCATGTTGAGTCCGGCGGGGTCGGAGATCCGTTTTGTGAGCGCGGGCAATAAGGTCAATGTGACGCTGTCCAGCCCGGGCGGATCGGCTGAAGTGATTCCGTTTTTTGGCCCTTTTCAGGGGAAAGAGCGTTTTCAAATTGGGCAGGAGCCAAGGACGCTGGAATTGACCTATCCCGCGAGATTAAAGACGATTGAATCTGAAGCGGTGCGGGATTTGCCTTTTTCGCGCGATGTGTGGCGGTTGGTCTTGAGAAATACCAGTTTGCACTATCACAGTATCGAGGGCGAAGGGCTGCGTCCACCCACGGTTGACGAGTTGCCAAAGCGGCGGTATTTGAGCTATGGCACGTCGATTACACACGGGGCGTCGGCTACGGCGATGCATTTGACCTATGTGAGTCAGGTGGCGTGGCGTTTGGGTGCGGATTTGATCAATTTGGGCGTGGGGGGATCGGCTTATTGCGAGCGCGAATTGGCAGATTATATCGCTGCGCGCGACGATTGGGATGTGGCGACGCTGGCTTTGTCGGTCAATATGATGGGTGCGGGATTTTCTCTGTCGGAATTTTCCGAGCGCGTGACGTATATGGTAAATGCGGTTGCAGGTGCGAATCCCGACCGGCCCGTGGGGTGTATTACGATTTATCCGCATTTTAGAGAATTTTGTGGCGATGCCGAAGAACGCGAAAGGACGGCGGCTTTCAGGCAGGCATTGCGAGATGCGGTGGATAGTTGTCCCCATGAAAATGCACATTTGATTGAGGGAACAGACATGTTGCGCAATATCGGTGGGTTGACGGTGGATTTGATTCATCCAGGGGACCACGGGATGATCGAGATGGGAGAGCGCGTTGCGGGGCGGTTGAAGCCTCTGTTAGATCGCGATGAGAGGGACGGGACCGTTAGAAAGGTCAGGAAGATTAGAAGGATAAAGAAGACAAAATAG
- a CDS encoding DUF2961 domain-containing protein: MDLQLPEVGIPDRVSMTGPLLANQKAVYAELDGPGCIQHLWVVLSRPERIPMTSRKVLIRIYFDDEPIPYVEAPVGDFFGVMHGQGWYPIDTHFLSVKAWIGYNCYFQMPFARSARVEFEAGPEDNRAYLQVDWHRYPNQTLSERRRFCARWRREMPTQRYGEDFLMLDADGPGELLGFVYGVRLLDDVDRWSHGGAENIYIDGEGEHPAFLRGIGGEDTFGAGYGGALHPPETHHYAAMPYYVHEDVGQARPAQRLVGYRFFEKDALPFQQSIHMRFGCMANDICSTVYWYQQDAVRPFFAVPDWSQLLPGVELPRGTHDLPLPPSGEWWLCGPFANHNGQAMETTLPPETAFQIEATFDGLHGEESAWLTAGSRQQGRDVARWVKRAAHHGFVDFNHVFRPWGPGVGNTDVGAALAHCVLHAPADMTANLRVAWDDDLILRVNDEVFDLGHHYAFRAQSIPVTLRAGANSIVLKLSNDRGSNHGGWAFAFRATTADGAVLVPQVA; this comes from the coding sequence ATGGATTTACAACTCCCTGAAGTTGGTATCCCCGACCGCGTCAGTATGACCGGCCCTTTGCTGGCGAACCAAAAAGCCGTCTATGCCGAACTCGATGGGCCAGGCTGTATTCAGCACCTTTGGGTCGTACTGTCGCGGCCAGAGCGCATACCCATGACCAGCCGCAAAGTGCTTATTCGCATCTATTTTGATGATGAGCCGATCCCTTATGTTGAGGCGCCTGTCGGTGACTTTTTTGGGGTCATGCATGGCCAGGGCTGGTATCCGATAGACACCCACTTCCTGTCGGTCAAGGCCTGGATTGGCTACAACTGCTACTTCCAGATGCCCTTCGCCCGATCCGCCCGGGTTGAGTTTGAAGCCGGACCTGAAGATAACCGCGCCTACCTGCAGGTGGATTGGCACCGCTACCCCAATCAGACGCTGAGTGAAAGGCGACGTTTCTGTGCCCGCTGGCGGCGAGAGATGCCGACCCAGCGCTACGGTGAAGATTTCCTGATGCTGGATGCCGACGGGCCGGGAGAGTTGTTGGGTTTTGTGTACGGCGTGCGTTTGCTCGATGATGTCGATCGCTGGAGCCACGGCGGGGCTGAAAATATCTACATCGATGGAGAGGGAGAACACCCGGCCTTTTTGCGCGGCATTGGGGGCGAGGATACCTTTGGGGCTGGCTATGGGGGAGCTTTGCATCCGCCTGAAACCCATCACTACGCCGCAATGCCTTACTATGTGCATGAGGATGTGGGACAGGCGCGTCCAGCGCAACGGTTGGTGGGCTACCGCTTCTTCGAAAAGGACGCACTTCCCTTCCAGCAATCGATTCACATGCGCTTCGGGTGTATGGCAAACGATATCTGCTCTACCGTCTATTGGTACCAGCAGGACGCCGTGCGACCATTCTTCGCCGTGCCCGATTGGTCACAGTTGCTGCCCGGTGTCGAACTGCCGCGCGGCACCCATGATCTGCCGCTGCCACCCAGCGGCGAATGGTGGCTATGTGGTCCTTTCGCCAATCACAACGGTCAAGCGATGGAAACGACCTTACCCCCGGAGACGGCCTTTCAGATAGAAGCGACGTTTGATGGTTTGCACGGTGAAGAGTCGGCCTGGTTGACCGCTGGCTCACGACAACAGGGACGGGACGTAGCGCGTTGGGTCAAACGCGCCGCCCACCACGGATTTGTCGATTTTAACCACGTGTTTCGACCCTGGGGCCCGGGTGTGGGCAATACCGATGTGGGCGCAGCGCTTGCCCACTGCGTCTTACATGCACCTGCGGATATGACGGCAAACCTGCGTGTGGCCTGGGATGATGACTTGATTCTGCGCGTAAACGATGAGGTTTTCGATTTGGGGCACCACTACGCTTTTCGAGCCCAGAGTATTCCGGTGACGCTTCGGGCAGGTGCCAATTCCATCGTGCTCAAGCTCAGTAATGACCGGGGCTCCAATCACGGCGGCTGGGCGTTCGCTTTCCGGGCTACAACAGCCGATGGAGCTGTTCTGGTTCCCCAGGTAGCGTAA
- a CDS encoding alginate lyase family protein: MSSVVEYPAGADQIDHEMPLESFDPGRILEKLDLTGLEAAKRAADAGDRSGALIVLRDYYRAKYPLDEVSGEGDFTTADKICQRIIQWGPYEEARYGDDFDWEWDPRGDIEWVAAVYRFYWAAPLVQAYVATRDEKYARTFVELTTDWISKHSLENHTQTHSVYTYWKGFVWLDIQTGIRATNICSAFRSLVHAEAFTPEFLGLLLASLYDHQVKTKLIPMGLVHNKAVFEQRGFINIAYTFREFAESREWMALALARVEENFLAQTTTDGVQREWSFGYHTGVLRDAVEIFGRMDTFGIEISEAFRERVRLMYDYIFWIASPDLGPPMFGDGSRSLKETDDRSKWDLYDALVEATELLGDPKYVARATLDREFLPEQKSRAFQEAGLYVMRDDWGPDQIHLALHCSPPAISSHDQPDNGTFELYAYGRWLMSDTGFYTYGHDAEGRAWHRQTTVHQTLTLDGGDTSDDGRHLLWVSEGANSDVLVVENGSYPGLVHRRSVWFVNRQFFAFLDEAIGDVPGQLDLHFQFAPGDVVFDEAGKRAFTQFDDANVVVQAGANCAVSMAEEEGWFAWTYGSRVPRKAFRFALNEQAPTAFLTLVVPYRGTDVPGVSAELSDVFHAGDDRAELAVEAFEKTWTLGRDLSSGEAWVRS; encoded by the coding sequence ATGAGTTCAGTAGTGGAGTATCCAGCAGGTGCAGATCAAATTGATCACGAGATGCCTTTGGAGTCGTTTGACCCAGGGCGAATTTTGGAAAAATTAGACCTGACGGGTTTAGAGGCGGCAAAACGGGCTGCAGATGCCGGGGATCGAAGTGGCGCACTTATAGTATTGCGCGATTATTATCGGGCGAAATATCCACTGGATGAGGTGTCTGGAGAAGGCGATTTTACAACTGCCGACAAAATTTGTCAGCGCATTATTCAGTGGGGGCCTTATGAAGAGGCGCGTTATGGCGATGATTTTGACTGGGAATGGGATCCCCGCGGCGATATTGAATGGGTTGCGGCTGTGTATCGCTTTTATTGGGCTGCACCGCTCGTACAGGCTTATGTTGCGACGCGCGATGAAAAATACGCCCGAACATTTGTGGAGCTGACGACGGATTGGATTTCTAAACATTCGCTGGAAAATCACACCCAAACCCATTCCGTTTATACGTACTGGAAGGGGTTTGTCTGGCTGGATATTCAGACGGGTATTCGGGCGACGAATATCTGTTCGGCATTTCGCAGTTTGGTTCATGCCGAGGCATTTACGCCCGAGTTTCTCGGTCTGTTGCTGGCAAGTCTGTACGATCATCAGGTTAAGACAAAGCTGATTCCGATGGGGTTGGTTCACAATAAGGCCGTGTTTGAACAGCGGGGGTTTATCAATATTGCCTATACGTTCCGCGAGTTTGCGGAGTCGCGTGAATGGATGGCGTTGGCACTGGCGCGCGTTGAAGAGAATTTTTTGGCGCAGACAACAACAGATGGCGTTCAGCGAGAGTGGTCTTTTGGGTATCATACGGGGGTGTTGCGGGATGCTGTGGAGATTTTTGGACGCATGGATACCTTTGGCATTGAGATTTCAGAGGCGTTTCGAGAGCGCGTGCGGTTGATGTACGACTATATTTTCTGGATTGCGTCGCCCGATCTGGGTCCGCCGATGTTTGGCGATGGGTCGCGTTCGTTAAAGGAAACGGATGATCGCTCAAAGTGGGATCTTTATGACGCACTTGTCGAGGCTACGGAATTGCTGGGTGATCCCAAATACGTTGCGCGGGCGACTCTGGATCGCGAATTTTTGCCCGAGCAAAAGAGTCGAGCATTTCAAGAGGCGGGTTTGTATGTGATGCGCGACGATTGGGGACCCGATCAGATTCACCTGGCGCTGCACTGTTCGCCGCCCGCTATTTCGAGTCACGATCAACCGGATAATGGGACGTTTGAATTGTACGCTTATGGGCGCTGGTTGATGTCTGATACGGGTTTTTACACTTATGGTCACGATGCAGAAGGCCGTGCGTGGCATCGGCAGACGACAGTGCATCAGACTTTGACACTGGACGGTGGTGATACGTCCGATGATGGGCGGCATTTATTGTGGGTGTCAGAAGGGGCTAATAGCGATGTGCTGGTGGTGGAGAATGGGTCGTATCCGGGATTAGTTCACCGCCGTTCGGTGTGGTTTGTCAATCGGCAGTTTTTCGCGTTTTTGGACGAGGCGATTGGCGATGTTCCCGGTCAACTGGATTTGCATTTCCAATTTGCACCGGGCGATGTGGTGTTTGATGAGGCGGGAAAGCGCGCTTTTACGCAATTTGACGATGCTAATGTGGTGGTGCAGGCTGGTGCAAATTGCGCGGTATCTATGGCGGAAGAAGAGGGATGGTTTGCATGGACTTATGGTTCGCGTGTGCCGCGCAAAGCATTTCGTTTTGCGCTGAACGAGCAGGCGCCCACGGCGTTTTTGACTCTGGTTGTGCCCTATCGCGGGACAGATGTTCCCGGCGTTTCAGCCGAATTGTCCGATGTATTTCACGCTGGGGATGACCGCGCTGAATTGGCTGTTGAGGCTTTTGAAAAAACATGGACGCTTGGACGAGATCTATCTTCGGGCGAGGCATGGGTGCGAAGTTGA
- a CDS encoding alpha-amylase family glycosyl hydrolase yields MDKRLEFKYKLHERYAVQAYDNADVWAGNLTVELDGIRYDSVMARAFLMPDSAVEARVRAELFVADIDLATCRTGDVEARVWTDVNDRGFVDERGEFRTGTGFYVSMRMIVDGVGQPVLSGNNLVFESDVIQIDQTGVFHYTVEFSADDKAVSDASKAWISVNDIALNRDGVIAISPEQVRRCFSITEVCVRKVGARLDADGQFVSGTFCDVTLRLGEMQTDVVYLLPFFEPGFGDLHTGQDVRKGALGSVYAVRDFFRIDPALVTSPEEVDFLALVSDGLITDLDLQTLLHERQLSRLRKVDDFNNFRTFKELVDWVGRDTLIQVIGRAELRAIARRAHALDKQVIFDLVLMQTSRDCPLIEQYPDWYVMDEQGQPKIHQIAWLVYSDVALLDLPFNRPLQNYLSGIAPFWMRTCDLDGVRIDASQTVDRPFLKQIKNRINAVKPDALVLGETLCELGEAVDIPVDMIYALLVDFHRDAEYGNQYADFLERTSGTFAPRTVAMAYFENHDSPRATKIWRDRYQSRTLALLRNIQCSLINATAGTAHYVNLAYALEWGSEWGEEARTDFEASTLLHPEWAEREPHSQLVAAYEALHEFVSQRSELQTGHVYFHRNIDSEDRVFAYTRYNQHSGLLVAHNLDARFVRAVVCPIHLLPDVSLLRIDRVPAYDTYEFFDGSDFDCIALTDEGVSMRLKPLQSVVIKLVFRS; encoded by the coding sequence CGATTTGGCTACTTGTCGTACGGGTGATGTAGAAGCGCGTGTGTGGACCGATGTGAATGATCGCGGCTTTGTAGATGAGCGAGGTGAGTTTCGCACAGGTACGGGCTTTTATGTTTCTATGCGTATGATTGTGGATGGGGTAGGGCAACCCGTTCTTTCGGGGAATAATCTGGTTTTCGAATCGGATGTGATTCAGATCGATCAGACGGGTGTTTTTCACTATACGGTCGAGTTTTCGGCTGATGATAAGGCAGTGTCTGACGCTTCAAAGGCGTGGATTTCGGTTAATGATATTGCACTGAATCGAGATGGGGTAATCGCGATCAGCCCCGAACAGGTTCGCCGTTGTTTTTCAATTACCGAAGTCTGTGTGCGAAAAGTTGGCGCGCGTCTGGATGCAGATGGGCAATTTGTGAGTGGTACATTTTGCGATGTGACATTGCGCCTTGGAGAGATGCAGACAGATGTGGTGTATTTGCTCCCTTTTTTTGAACCTGGATTTGGAGATTTGCATACGGGACAGGATGTGCGCAAAGGCGCGCTGGGCAGTGTTTATGCCGTGCGGGATTTTTTTCGGATTGACCCCGCTCTGGTCACGTCGCCAGAAGAAGTGGATTTTCTTGCACTGGTGTCGGATGGGTTGATTACCGACTTGGATTTGCAGACACTATTGCACGAGCGACAGTTGTCGAGGTTGCGTAAGGTCGATGATTTTAACAATTTCCGCACATTCAAAGAATTGGTTGATTGGGTTGGGCGCGATACGCTGATACAGGTGATTGGGCGTGCGGAATTGCGCGCGATAGCGCGGCGGGCACACGCGCTGGACAAGCAGGTGATTTTCGATCTGGTGTTGATGCAGACCAGCCGCGATTGTCCGTTGATTGAACAATATCCCGACTGGTATGTGATGGATGAGCAGGGACAGCCAAAAATTCATCAGATTGCATGGCTGGTGTATTCGGATGTGGCGTTGCTCGACTTGCCTTTTAACAGGCCCTTGCAAAATTATCTGTCGGGAATCGCGCCTTTTTGGATGCGTACCTGTGATCTGGATGGGGTGCGTATTGATGCGAGCCAAACTGTGGATCGGCCATTTTTGAAGCAGATTAAAAACCGGATCAATGCGGTTAAGCCCGATGCGCTCGTTTTGGGCGAAACTCTGTGCGAGTTAGGTGAGGCAGTGGATATTCCGGTGGATATGATTTATGCATTGCTGGTGGATTTTCATCGGGATGCGGAATACGGAAATCAGTATGCCGATTTTTTAGAGCGCACTTCTGGCACGTTTGCACCTCGCACTGTGGCAATGGCCTATTTTGAGAATCACGATAGCCCGCGCGCGACAAAGATCTGGCGGGATCGCTATCAATCCCGGACGTTGGCACTGCTGCGCAATATCCAGTGTTCGCTGATCAATGCGACGGCGGGTACGGCACATTATGTGAATTTGGCGTATGCTTTAGAGTGGGGTTCAGAATGGGGCGAGGAGGCGCGTACTGATTTTGAAGCATCTACATTGTTGCATCCCGAGTGGGCAGAGCGAGAGCCCCATTCCCAGCTTGTTGCCGCTTATGAGGCTTTGCACGAGTTTGTGAGCCAGCGGTCTGAGTTGCAAACCGGGCATGTTTATTTTCACCGCAATATCGATTCTGAAGACCGCGTTTTTGCCTATACGCGCTATAACCAGCATTCGGGATTGCTGGTGGCGCACAATCTGGATGCGCGTTTTGTTAGAGCGGTTGTCTGTCCAATTCATCTTTTGCCAGATGTTTCGCTATTGCGTATAGACCGGGTCCCCGCGTACGATACTTATGAATTTTTTGATGGCTCGGATTTTGATTGCATCGCGTTGACAGACGAAGGTGTGTCGATGAGATTGAAACCTCTTCAGAGTGTGGTGATAAAGTTGGTTTTTAGAAGCTAA